Proteins co-encoded in one Candidatus Polarisedimenticolaceae bacterium genomic window:
- a CDS encoding DUF481 domain-containing protein, protein MRSMLIPLACGLLAVTFVRAEEAPKKPWSDAAEFGLVMTSGNSEGTNFALSNKFKYTWTKAEFTCDLAALRTESRNRDIENVGGVLVVTDTTTVTAENYVFGAKYSRNITDRLYWYVGAGWYRNVFAGIDQRYLVSGGIGYTFIKSPRHLLKGEIGFDGTHEEPVFTDSTDYAALRGTVNYEFKFGEKSKLTEDLNAVENLDTTSAWRANSITAITASMNEWLALKFSYTVIYQNEPPTKPISAAGFPDVIYTFEKTDTILTAALVINF, encoded by the coding sequence ATGCGATCGATGCTCATTCCGCTCGCCTGTGGTCTGCTCGCCGTCACCTTCGTCCGCGCCGAGGAGGCGCCGAAGAAGCCGTGGTCCGATGCCGCCGAGTTCGGCCTCGTCATGACGAGCGGCAACTCCGAGGGCACGAACTTCGCCCTCTCGAACAAGTTCAAGTACACCTGGACGAAGGCCGAGTTCACGTGTGACCTCGCCGCGCTGCGTACCGAGAGCCGCAACCGCGACATCGAAAACGTCGGCGGCGTCCTGGTGGTCACGGACACGACCACGGTGACGGCCGAGAACTACGTCTTCGGCGCGAAGTACAGCCGCAACATCACCGACCGGCTCTACTGGTACGTCGGTGCGGGCTGGTACCGGAACGTGTTCGCCGGCATCGACCAGCGCTATCTCGTCAGCGGCGGCATCGGTTACACCTTCATCAAGAGTCCCCGCCACCTGCTCAAGGGGGAGATCGGGTTCGACGGCACGCACGAGGAGCCCGTGTTCACCGACTCGACCGACTACGCCGCGCTCCGAGGGACGGTGAACTACGAATTCAAGTTCGGCGAGAAATCGAAGCTCACGGAAGACTTGAACGCCGTCGAGAACCTCGACACGACGAGCGCCTGGCGCGCGAACTCGATCACCGCGATCACGGCCTCGATGAACGAGTGGCTGGCGCTCAAGTTCAGCTACACGGTGATCTACCAGAACGAGCCCCCGACGAAGCCGATTTCGGCGGCGGGCTTTCCCGACGTGATCTACACCTTCGAGAAGACCGACACGATCCTGACCGCGGCGCTTGTCATCAACTTCTGA
- the carB gene encoding carbamoyl-phosphate synthase large subunit, with translation MPKRTDLRKILVIGSGPIVIGQACEFDYSGTQACKALKEEGYEVVLVNSNPATIMTDPSVADRTYVEPLIPEIVERVIERERPDAVLPTVGGQTALNLAVALGERGTFAKHGVELIGANLRAIHVAEDRLAFKEAVARIGLETPKSGTVTTLDEARALQGHVGFPAIIRPSFTLGGTGGGIAYNREEFEEIVEAGLDASPVKQVLIEESVLGWKEYELEVMRDLKDNVVIICSIENFDAMGVHTGDSITVAPAMTLTDKEYQSMRDDAIRVIREVGVETGGSNIQFAVDPKTGRRVVIEMNPRVSRSSALASKATGFPIAKIAAKLAVGYTLDEIPNDITKSTPSSFEPTLDYVVVKIPRWAFEKFPQTSPTLGTQMKSVGEAMAIGRTFKEALQKALRSLEVGRAGLGADGKDKLDPTRLREKLITPNWERIFYIRYAFQTGMSVDALAELTQIDPWFLGQIEEIVEVEGRLRSFDLAGLPDSLLLRAKRFGFSDRQLAHLTGASEGEVRERRKASKIEPVYKRIDTCAAEFDANTPYMYSTYEEECESRPTSARKVVILGGGPNRIGQGIEFDYCCCHAAFALKEIGVESIMVNCNPETVSTDYDTSDRLYFEPLTLEDVLTIVEVEKPEGVIVQFGGQTPLGLALPLQAHGVNILGTSPDSIDLAEDRQRFGKLLETLGIPAPAWGTARSLDEAREIGRRIGYPLLVRPSYVLGGRAMFVTHDEERLAETMRRAVEASPEHPVLLDRFLENAFEVDVDALADGERVVVAGIMQHIEEAGIHSGDSSCVLPPHHPDVQAKLDVLRDYTHKLAKALRVRGLMNVQYAIKDGTVYVLEVNPRASRTVPFVAKATGVPLAAVAAKIMAGATLAELGLVDEPAVRGRFVKESVFPFVKFPGDDPVLGPEMRSTGEVMGVADEFGPAFAKASYAAGIKLPLSGAAFLTVNDRDKPQLLPVASALVAMGFRLVATGGTATYLQEHGLPCDRVYKVLEGRPNAVDLMKNGEIQLVINTPLGRASYFDEKALRTTATQRGIPLITTLSGGEAMVEAIRSLKQGALTVKSLQEIYATS, from the coding sequence GTGCCGAAACGCACCGACCTCCGGAAGATCCTCGTCATCGGCTCCGGTCCGATCGTCATCGGGCAGGCGTGCGAGTTCGATTACTCGGGCACGCAGGCATGCAAGGCCCTCAAGGAAGAGGGGTACGAGGTCGTCCTCGTCAACTCGAACCCGGCGACGATCATGACCGACCCTTCGGTCGCCGATCGCACCTACGTCGAGCCGCTCATCCCCGAGATCGTCGAGCGCGTGATCGAGCGCGAGCGGCCCGACGCGGTCCTCCCGACCGTCGGAGGGCAGACGGCGCTCAACCTCGCCGTCGCGCTCGGCGAGCGGGGCACGTTCGCGAAGCACGGCGTCGAGCTCATCGGCGCCAATCTGCGCGCGATCCACGTTGCGGAGGACCGGCTCGCCTTCAAGGAGGCGGTGGCCCGGATCGGCCTCGAGACGCCGAAGAGCGGCACGGTGACGACGCTCGATGAGGCGCGTGCGCTCCAGGGGCACGTCGGCTTCCCCGCGATCATCCGCCCGTCGTTCACGCTCGGCGGGACGGGCGGCGGGATCGCCTACAACCGGGAGGAGTTCGAGGAGATCGTCGAGGCCGGGCTCGACGCGAGCCCCGTGAAGCAGGTCCTCATCGAGGAGTCGGTCCTCGGTTGGAAGGAGTACGAGCTCGAGGTCATGCGCGACCTCAAGGACAACGTCGTCATCATCTGCTCGATCGAGAACTTCGACGCGATGGGGGTTCACACGGGCGACTCAATCACCGTGGCCCCCGCGATGACGCTCACCGACAAGGAATACCAATCGATGCGCGACGACGCGATCCGCGTCATCCGCGAGGTCGGGGTCGAGACGGGGGGCTCGAACATCCAGTTCGCGGTCGACCCGAAGACCGGCCGCCGCGTCGTCATCGAGATGAACCCGCGCGTTTCGCGCTCCTCCGCTCTCGCGTCGAAGGCGACGGGGTTCCCGATCGCGAAGATCGCCGCCAAGCTCGCGGTGGGCTACACGCTCGACGAGATCCCGAACGACATCACGAAGTCGACCCCGTCGTCGTTCGAGCCGACCCTCGACTACGTCGTCGTCAAGATCCCGCGCTGGGCGTTCGAGAAGTTCCCGCAGACGTCGCCGACGCTCGGCACGCAGATGAAGTCGGTCGGCGAGGCGATGGCGATCGGCCGGACGTTCAAGGAGGCGCTCCAGAAAGCGCTCCGCTCGCTCGAGGTCGGCCGTGCCGGCCTCGGCGCCGACGGCAAGGACAAGCTCGACCCAACGCGTCTCAGAGAAAAGCTGATCACGCCGAACTGGGAGCGCATCTTCTACATCCGCTACGCGTTCCAGACCGGCATGTCGGTCGACGCGCTCGCCGAGCTGACCCAGATCGATCCGTGGTTCCTGGGGCAGATCGAGGAGATCGTCGAGGTCGAGGGGCGCCTGCGCTCGTTCGATCTCGCGGGGCTCCCCGACTCGCTCCTCCTGCGCGCCAAGCGGTTCGGCTTCTCCGACCGGCAGCTCGCCCATCTCACCGGCGCCTCCGAGGGCGAGGTCCGGGAGCGGCGCAAGGCGTCGAAGATCGAGCCGGTCTACAAGCGCATCGACACGTGCGCCGCCGAGTTCGACGCGAACACGCCCTACATGTACTCGACCTACGAGGAGGAGTGCGAGAGCCGTCCGACGTCGGCCCGCAAGGTCGTTATCCTCGGCGGCGGCCCCAATCGGATCGGCCAGGGAATCGAGTTCGACTACTGCTGCTGCCACGCCGCCTTCGCGCTCAAGGAGATCGGCGTCGAGAGCATCATGGTCAATTGCAATCCGGAGACGGTGTCGACCGACTACGACACCTCGGACCGCCTCTACTTCGAGCCGCTCACGCTCGAGGACGTGCTCACGATCGTCGAGGTCGAGAAGCCGGAAGGGGTCATCGTCCAGTTCGGCGGTCAGACGCCGCTCGGGCTTGCCCTCCCGCTTCAGGCGCACGGCGTGAACATCCTCGGCACCTCACCCGACTCGATCGATCTCGCGGAAGACCGGCAACGCTTCGGGAAGCTCCTCGAGACCCTCGGCATCCCGGCGCCGGCGTGGGGCACGGCGCGGTCGCTCGACGAGGCCCGCGAGATCGGACGGCGGATCGGCTATCCGCTCCTCGTTCGGCCCTCCTACGTCCTCGGCGGACGCGCGATGTTCGTGACCCACGACGAGGAGCGCCTGGCGGAGACGATGCGGCGCGCGGTGGAAGCGTCGCCCGAGCACCCGGTGCTCCTCGATCGCTTCCTGGAGAACGCCTTCGAGGTCGACGTCGACGCGCTCGCGGACGGCGAGCGGGTCGTCGTCGCCGGCATCATGCAGCACATCGAGGAGGCCGGGATCCACTCGGGAGACTCTTCCTGCGTGCTCCCTCCGCACCACCCCGACGTACAGGCGAAGCTCGACGTCCTCCGCGACTACACGCACAAGCTGGCGAAGGCCCTCCGCGTGCGCGGGCTCATGAACGTCCAGTACGCGATCAAGGACGGCACGGTCTACGTCCTCGAAGTCAACCCGCGCGCGAGCCGCACCGTCCCGTTCGTCGCCAAGGCGACCGGCGTCCCGCTGGCCGCGGTAGCCGCGAAGATCATGGCGGGCGCCACGCTCGCCGAGCTCGGGCTCGTCGACGAGCCCGCGGTCCGCGGCCGCTTCGTCAAGGAGTCGGTCTTCCCGTTCGTGAAGTTTCCCGGTGACGATCCGGTCCTCGGCCCCGAGATGCGCTCGACCGGCGAGGTCATGGGGGTCGCCGACGAGTTCGGCCCGGCGTTCGCGAAGGCGTCGTACGCGGCCGGCATCAAGCTGCCGCTCTCGGGGGCGGCGTTCCTCACGGTGAACGACCGCGACAAGCCGCAGCTCCTTCCCGTGGCTTCGGCGCTCGTCGCCATGGGCTTCCGGCTCGTCGCGACCGGCGGCACCGCGACGTACCTCCAGGAGCACGGACTTCCGTGCGACCGCGTGTACAAGGTGCTCGAGGGCCGTCCGAACGCCGTCGACCTCATGAAAAACGGCGAGATCCAGCTCGTCATCAACACCCCGCTCGGCCGCGCGTCGTACTTCGACGAGAAGGCGCTCCGCACGACCGCGACCCAGCGCGGAATCCCGCTCATCACGACGCTCTCGGGGGGCGAGGCGATGGTCGAGGCGATCCGCTCGCTCAAGCAGGGCGCGCTGACCGTGAAGAGCCTGCAAGAAATCTACGCAACGTCCTGA
- a CDS encoding DNA-directed RNA polymerase subunit alpha encodes MLWKGFQRPKRLEVERETLTNTFGRFSAQPFERGFGTTIGNALRRILLSSVEGAAITAVRIDGVLHEFSSVPGVVEDTTDIILNLKQIPFRCHSDHAETLVLHAVGPKTVKAGDIQAGANVEILDPEAVIATLSEEGKLSMEMRLRKGRGYVSADRNFDDDLGIGYIPVDSIHSPVRKVNFIVEDARLGQKTDYDRLTLEVWTNGAVTPQDAVAISAKILKDHMTIFINFEESSEEVLDFPSTEDERVLEQLNRSVDELELSVRSYNCLKNANIKTIYDLVTKTEAEMLKTKNFGRKSLNEIKDILAEMGLSLGMNIDARKIKART; translated from the coding sequence ATGCTCTGGAAGGGTTTTCAGAGGCCCAAGCGCCTCGAGGTCGAGCGGGAGACGCTGACCAACACGTTCGGGCGGTTCTCGGCCCAGCCGTTCGAGCGCGGGTTCGGCACGACGATCGGCAACGCCCTGCGCCGCATCCTCCTCTCCTCGGTGGAGGGGGCCGCGATCACGGCGGTCAGGATCGACGGCGTGCTCCACGAGTTCTCGTCGGTCCCCGGCGTCGTCGAGGACACGACGGACATCATCCTCAACCTGAAGCAGATCCCGTTCCGCTGCCATTCGGACCACGCGGAGACGCTCGTCCTCCATGCCGTCGGGCCGAAGACGGTCAAGGCGGGGGACATCCAGGCCGGCGCGAACGTGGAGATCCTCGACCCCGAGGCGGTCATCGCGACGCTGTCGGAAGAGGGCAAGCTCTCGATGGAGATGCGCCTCCGGAAGGGCCGCGGGTACGTTTCGGCCGACCGTAACTTCGACGACGACCTCGGGATCGGCTACATCCCGGTCGACTCGATCCACTCGCCGGTGCGCAAGGTCAACTTCATCGTCGAGGACGCCCGGCTCGGCCAGAAGACCGACTACGACCGGCTCACCCTCGAGGTGTGGACCAACGGCGCCGTCACCCCGCAGGACGCCGTCGCCATCTCCGCGAAGATCCTCAAGGACCACATGACGATCTTCATCAACTTCGAGGAGTCGTCGGAAGAGGTCCTCGACTTCCCGTCGACCGAGGACGAGCGCGTCCTCGAGCAGCTCAACCGTTCCGTCGACGAGCTCGAGCTGTCGGTCCGCTCGTACAACTGCCTCAAGAACGCCAACATCAAGACGATCTACGACCTCGTGACGAAGACCGAGGCGGAGATGCTCAAGACCAAGAACTTCGGGCGCAAGTCGCTCAACGAGATCAAGGACATCCTCGCCGAGATGGGCCTCTCGCTCGGCATGAACATCGACGCCCGGAAGATCAAGGCGCGCACCTAG
- the rpsD gene encoding 30S ribosomal protein S4 — protein MARHTESVCRLCRREGMKLFLKGDRCFKEKCAFERRGYAPGQHGRRRTKIQGYGIQLREKQKVKRIYGVLERQFRNYFAKASSAKGITGSNLLQMLECRLDNVVYRLGFAFSRAAARQLVAHGHIRVNGRKVDVPSSLVKAGAVISLKEDSRNNDLIKISLDTAKGRGVPAWLDLDADRFQGTVKQLPNREDIVLPIQEQLIVELYSK, from the coding sequence GTGGCCAGACATACCGAATCGGTCTGCAGGCTGTGCCGCCGCGAGGGGATGAAGCTGTTCCTCAAGGGCGACCGCTGCTTCAAGGAGAAGTGCGCGTTCGAGAGGCGGGGCTACGCTCCCGGCCAGCACGGACGCCGCCGCACGAAGATCCAGGGCTACGGGATCCAGCTGCGCGAGAAGCAGAAGGTCAAGCGGATCTACGGGGTGCTCGAGCGGCAGTTCCGGAACTACTTCGCGAAGGCCTCCAGCGCGAAGGGGATCACCGGTTCGAACCTGCTCCAGATGCTCGAGTGCCGGCTGGACAACGTCGTCTACCGCCTCGGCTTCGCGTTCTCGCGCGCCGCGGCCCGGCAGCTCGTCGCCCACGGCCACATCCGCGTGAACGGCCGCAAGGTCGACGTCCCGTCGTCGCTCGTGAAGGCGGGGGCGGTCATCTCGCTCAAAGAAGACTCGCGCAACAACGATCTCATCAAGATCTCGCTGGACACCGCGAAGGGACGCGGCGTCCCGGCGTGGCTCGATCTCGACGCCGACCGGTTCCAGGGAACGGTCAAGCAGCTGCCGAACCGGGAGGACATCGTCCTCCCGATCCAGGAGCAGCTCATCGTCGAGCTGTACTCGAAGTAG
- the rpsK gene encoding 30S ribosomal protein S11, giving the protein MAKAAKAPGKKGGKKEKKNVPHGVAHIHASFNNTIVTITDPRGNVLSWSSAGVQAFKGSRKGTPFAAQMAAQAAGNAAKEHGVRSLDVRVKGPGAGRESSIRALQTAGMDVKSIKDVTPIPHNGCRPPKRRRV; this is encoded by the coding sequence ATGGCGAAAGCAGCGAAGGCGCCCGGCAAGAAGGGCGGAAAGAAAGAAAAGAAGAACGTCCCCCACGGGGTCGCGCACATCCACGCGTCGTTCAACAACACGATCGTGACGATCACCGACCCGCGAGGGAACGTTCTGTCGTGGTCGTCCGCGGGCGTGCAGGCCTTCAAGGGCTCGCGCAAGGGCACGCCGTTCGCCGCGCAGATGGCGGCCCAGGCGGCGGGGAACGCGGCGAAGGAGCACGGGGTCCGCTCGCTCGACGTTCGCGTCAAGGGGCCGGGCGCGGGGCGGGAATCTTCGATCCGCGCGCTCCAGACCGCGGGGATGGACGTCAAGTCGATCAAGGACGTGACGCCGATCCCGCACAACGGTTGCCGGCCGCCGAAGCGGCGCCGAGTCTGA
- the rpsM gene encoding 30S ribosomal protein S13: MARIAGVDLPPSKRVEIGLTYIYGIGRSRALMILDKAGVKVSVRVKDLSEDEVLRITRVINQEGRVEGDLRKSVGLDIKRLIEIGSYRGMRHRRNLPARGQRTHTNARTRRGPRRAIAGKKKTVGKKG; this comes from the coding sequence GTGGCACGTATCGCGGGTGTGGACCTGCCGCCCTCCAAGAGGGTCGAGATCGGCCTCACGTACATCTACGGGATCGGGCGCAGTCGCGCGCTCATGATCTTGGACAAGGCCGGAGTCAAGGTGAGCGTGAGGGTGAAGGACCTCTCGGAAGACGAGGTCTTGAGGATCACGCGCGTCATCAACCAGGAGGGCCGCGTCGAAGGGGACCTCCGGAAGAGCGTCGGCCTCGACATCAAGCGGCTGATCGAGATCGGCTCGTACCGCGGCATGCGTCACCGGCGCAACCTGCCGGCGCGCGGCCAGCGCACGCACACGAACGCGAGAACGCGCCGCGGCCCGCGTCGCGCGATCGCCGGCAAGAAGAAGACCGTCGGGAAGAAGGGGTAA
- the rpmJ gene encoding 50S ribosomal protein L36 gives MKVRTSVKKICDKCKIVKRKRVVRVVCDNPKHKQRQG, from the coding sequence ATGAAGGTCCGGACGTCGGTGAAGAAAATCTGCGACAAGTGCAAGATCGTGAAACGCAAGCGGGTCGTGCGGGTCGTCTGCGACAACCCGAAGCACAAGCAGCGCCAGGGCTGA
- the infA gene encoding translation initiation factor IF-1 yields MSKEEAIQVEATVVEPLPNAMFRVELENKHRVLAHISGKMRKHFIRILPGDRVLVELSPYDLTRGRIVYRYK; encoded by the coding sequence ATGTCGAAGGAAGAGGCGATCCAGGTGGAAGCCACGGTGGTCGAGCCGCTGCCGAACGCGATGTTCCGCGTCGAGCTCGAGAACAAGCACCGTGTGCTGGCCCACATCTCGGGGAAGATGCGGAAGCACTTCATCCGGATCCTCCCCGGGGATCGCGTGCTCGTCGAGCTGTCCCCGTACGACCTGACCCGGGGCCGGATCGTCTACCGGTACAAGTGA
- the map gene encoding type I methionyl aminopeptidase: MTRTTLKSAGEIALMDEANRIIRAILTDLRGIVRPGISTLEVDAFAAERIAAANGIAAFKGYPHRNDGRDFPGTICASVNDEIVHGVPRAATILNEGDILSVDLGILYKGYYGDAAETFAVGAIDTEAQRLLDVTREALRLAVAEARPGNRVSDIGHAVQSHVEAAGFSVVREFVGHGIGSSLHEEPQIPNFGQPGHGVRLAPGMVLAIEPMVNAGGPEVVLSADDGWTARTKDGSLSAHFELSVAIMERGPRVLGDPIAVAA; encoded by the coding sequence ATGACGCGCACCACCTTGAAGTCCGCCGGCGAGATCGCCCTCATGGACGAGGCGAACCGGATCATTCGCGCGATCCTCACGGACCTCCGTGGAATCGTGCGGCCGGGGATCTCGACCCTCGAGGTCGACGCGTTCGCCGCCGAGCGGATCGCCGCCGCGAACGGGATCGCCGCGTTCAAGGGGTACCCGCACCGGAACGACGGCAGGGACTTCCCGGGCACGATCTGCGCCTCGGTCAACGATGAGATCGTCCACGGCGTGCCGCGGGCGGCGACGATCCTGAACGAGGGGGACATCCTCTCGGTCGATCTGGGGATCCTCTACAAGGGCTACTACGGCGACGCAGCCGAGACGTTCGCGGTCGGCGCCATCGACACGGAGGCCCAGCGCCTCCTCGACGTGACCCGCGAGGCCCTCCGGCTCGCGGTCGCGGAGGCGCGGCCGGGTAACCGCGTGTCGGACATCGGCCATGCGGTGCAGTCGCACGTCGAGGCCGCCGGGTTCTCCGTGGTGCGCGAGTTCGTCGGCCACGGGATCGGCTCGAGCCTGCACGAGGAGCCGCAGATCCCGAACTTCGGCCAGCCCGGCCACGGCGTGCGCCTGGCTCCGGGGATGGTCCTCGCCATCGAGCCGATGGTGAACGCGGGAGGGCCGGAGGTCGTGCTGTCCGCCGATGACGGTTGGACGGCGCGGACGAAGGACGGCAGCCTGTCGGCTCACTTCGAGCTGTCGGTTGCGATCATGGAGCGGGGGCCGCGCGTCCTCGGCGATCCGATCGCCGTGGCGGCCTGA
- a CDS encoding adenylate kinase — protein sequence MNVVLMGPPGVGKGTQAAALKSLLGVPHVSTGDILRASMNEGSPLGKKVKDFVESGHLVPDELMGDLIAERLARHDAARGFVLDGFPRTLPQVTILDSVLDRLGRPLDRVLILTVPESEIVRRLSGRRSCPKCGSVFHLESRPPKAAGICDNCGSALVQRKDDTEDVIRERLNIYATQTIPVAAAYRTKGLLAEVDGLGDVAEVGVRLKAGLGRTQPA from the coding sequence ATGAATGTCGTCTTGATGGGCCCGCCCGGCGTCGGGAAGGGGACTCAGGCGGCCGCGCTCAAATCGCTGCTGGGCGTGCCGCACGTGTCCACGGGGGACATCCTCCGGGCCTCGATGAACGAGGGGTCCCCGCTGGGCAAAAAGGTCAAGGATTTCGTGGAGAGCGGCCATCTCGTGCCGGACGAGCTCATGGGCGATCTGATCGCCGAGCGTCTCGCCCGTCACGACGCCGCGCGAGGGTTCGTGCTCGACGGTTTTCCGCGGACGCTGCCGCAGGTGACGATCTTGGACTCCGTCCTCGACCGGCTCGGCCGTCCGCTGGATCGTGTGCTCATTCTGACGGTCCCGGAATCGGAGATCGTGCGGCGCCTCTCGGGGCGCCGCTCGTGCCCGAAATGCGGCTCGGTCTTCCACCTGGAGAGCCGGCCGCCGAAGGCGGCCGGGATCTGCGACAACTGCGGGTCCGCGCTCGTGCAGCGAAAGGACGATACGGAAGACGTGATCCGCGAGCGACTCAACATCTACGCGACCCAGACGATCCCGGTGGCCGCGGCCTACCGGACGAAGGGTCTCCTTGCGGAGGTCGACGGCCTCGGCGACGTCGCCGAGGTGGGCGTCCGCCTCAAGGCCGGGCTAGGACGGACGCAGCCGGCATGA
- the secY gene encoding preprotein translocase subunit SecY — translation MIQSLKNIWNIPELRKRVLYTLGLLAIYRIGGHIPTPGIDNAALLRLFEQQAGSVLGYVDLFAGGNFKRFTIFALGIMPYITASIILQLLTVVWPYLEKLSKEGEAGRRKITQWTRYGTVMLSCIQSLGIAWWLQSASASAGVGQIVRHPGITFQLMTVLTLTTGTAFIMWLGEQISERGIGNGISLIIYAGIVVGFPNAIVKTVQDWQTGALGPITIALLVMLMVMVVAAIVWVERAQRKIPIQYARRVVGRRVYGGASTYLPLRVNTAGVIPVIFASSMLAIPQTIGTIAFFKDWGWLQDVLHQLSYSAPLYNLMYIVLIIFFSFFYVSIIFNPMDQADNMKKYGGFIPGIRPGKRTAEYIDAILTRLTFGGAVYLAAISVLPVLLISGLQVQQLPWIGPTLDAILPRFLTEGLNVKFFFGGTSLLIVVGVAMDTVQQIESQLIMRHYEGFMKGTRMKGRRS, via the coding sequence ATGATTCAGAGCCTCAAGAACATCTGGAACATCCCCGAGCTCAGGAAGCGTGTGCTCTACACGCTCGGCCTGCTCGCGATCTACCGGATCGGCGGGCACATCCCGACGCCGGGCATCGACAACGCCGCGCTGCTCCGTTTGTTCGAGCAGCAGGCGGGCTCGGTACTCGGCTACGTCGACCTGTTCGCTGGCGGGAACTTCAAGCGCTTCACGATCTTCGCGCTCGGGATCATGCCGTACATCACGGCGTCGATCATCCTGCAGCTCCTCACCGTGGTCTGGCCGTACCTCGAGAAGCTCAGCAAGGAAGGGGAGGCCGGGCGCCGCAAGATCACGCAGTGGACGCGGTACGGCACGGTCATGCTGTCGTGCATCCAGTCGCTTGGGATTGCCTGGTGGCTCCAGTCGGCCTCGGCCTCGGCCGGCGTCGGCCAGATCGTCCGCCACCCCGGGATCACGTTCCAGCTCATGACGGTTCTCACGCTCACGACGGGAACGGCGTTCATCATGTGGCTCGGCGAGCAGATCTCGGAACGCGGCATCGGCAACGGGATCTCGCTCATCATCTACGCCGGCATCGTCGTCGGCTTCCCGAACGCCATCGTCAAGACGGTCCAGGACTGGCAGACGGGGGCGCTGGGCCCGATCACGATCGCCCTCCTCGTCATGCTCATGGTCATGGTCGTCGCGGCGATCGTCTGGGTCGAACGAGCGCAGCGGAAGATCCCGATCCAGTACGCGCGCCGGGTCGTCGGACGCCGGGTCTACGGCGGTGCCTCGACCTACCTGCCGCTCCGCGTGAACACGGCCGGGGTCATCCCCGTGATCTTCGCGTCGTCGATGCTCGCGATCCCGCAGACGATCGGGACGATCGCCTTCTTCAAGGATTGGGGCTGGCTCCAGGACGTCCTGCACCAGCTGTCGTACTCGGCCCCGCTCTACAACCTGATGTACATCGTCCTCATCATCTTCTTCTCGTTCTTTTACGTTTCGATCATCTTCAATCCGATGGACCAGGCCGACAACATGAAGAAGTACGGCGGGTTCATCCCGGGCATCCGGCCGGGCAAGAGGACGGCCGAGTACATCGACGCGATCCTGACCCGGCTCACCTTCGGGGGCGCCGTCTACCTGGCGGCGATCTCCGTCCTGCCGGTCCTCCTGATCAGCGGCCTCCAGGTCCAGCAGCTCCCGTGGATCGGGCCGACCCTGGACGCGATCCTGCCCCGGTTCTTGACCGAGGGGCTGAACGTCAAGTTCTTCTTCGGCGGCACCTCGCTCCTCATCGTCGTCGGCGTGGCGATGGACACCGTCCAGCAGATCGAGTCGCAGCTGATCATGCGGCACTACGAGGGGTTCATGAAGGGGACCAGGATGAAGGGCCGCAGGAGCTGA
- the rplO gene encoding 50S ribosomal protein L15, producing MKLSTLKPAPGSRKNRKRIGRGPGSGTGKTSGRGEKGQKSRSGYSAKRGFEGGQMPLHRRVPKRGFTNIFRVEYRTVNVDRLNSLAAGSEVTPESLRAAGLLPKGRSPVKVLGNGELKVALTVRVHKFTGSAAKKIEAAGGKAEVIA from the coding sequence ATGAAGCTGAGCACGCTCAAGCCCGCCCCCGGGTCGAGGAAGAACAGGAAGCGCATCGGCCGCGGCCCCGGCTCGGGCACGGGAAAGACCTCCGGACGCGGTGAGAAGGGCCAGAAGTCGCGAAGCGGCTACTCCGCCAAGCGCGGGTTCGAGGGCGGCCAGATGCCGCTCCACCGGCGCGTGCCGAAGCGGGGCTTCACGAACATCTTTCGGGTCGAGTATCGAACGGTGAACGTCGATCGCCTGAACAGCCTGGCCGCGGGCAGCGAGGTCACGCCCGAGTCCCTCCGCGCCGCCGGCCTCCTGCCCAAGGGGCGGTCGCCGGTCAAGGTGCTCGGGAACGGTGAGCTCAAGGTCGCGCTCACCGTCCGCGTCCACAAGTTCACGGGCTCGGCCGCCAAGAAGATCGAAGCCGCCGGCGGCAAGGCCGAGGTGATCGCCTAA
- the rpmD gene encoding 50S ribosomal protein L30, with protein sequence MSAATGKKKTITIKQIRSGIGFDETQKATLRALGLEKIGRVRQVPDNPPMRGMLRKVPHLVVVVKD encoded by the coding sequence ATGAGCGCGGCGACCGGCAAGAAGAAGACGATCACGATCAAGCAGATCCGTAGCGGGATCGGCTTCGACGAGACCCAGAAGGCGACGCTGCGCGCGCTCGGGCTCGAGAAGATCGGGCGCGTCCGACAGGTTCCGGACAATCCGCCGATGCGCGGGATGCTCCGCAAGGTGCCGCATCTCGTCGTCGTCGTGAAGGACTGA